One Gadus chalcogrammus isolate NIFS_2021 chromosome 4, NIFS_Gcha_1.0, whole genome shotgun sequence DNA segment encodes these proteins:
- the stard7 gene encoding stAR-related lipid transfer protein 7, mitochondrial, whose protein sequence is MFHTMPRRPMCEMGIKAVRLQRTCALRTNASQEHASPAGTVWLGRGLGLLLTCLQRAGLCVREVSRPGRKKQGLLSLFANHCSFVTGQRLRRAHQIGELYSNLYSERTRWTLVGNIWRRFQNKQAPVGRLVAALAGVFMWENEKIEDEEITRCGLELRSLDSMKRRNSLPVEEAEEVEAGWESVVEKKEFKVWKRPIPDSHLYEYRVLASYNDVTPRQFFNVQLDTEYRKTWDALVIKLEVVDRDANTGSEVVHWATHFPYPMYSRDYVYVRRYDVDWENNLMILVSRAVAHPRAPETQQFVRVHSYQSKMVIRPHKSFDENGFDYLLTYSDDPQTVFPRYCVSWMVSSGMPDFLDKLHTAALKAKNLEVGIHDYTSRLKPKDAGRQPSPERLAGENAPGPIYA, encoded by the exons ATGTTTCACACCATGCCCAGGCGGCCCATGTGTGAAATGGGAATAAAAGCAGTGAGGCTTCAACGTACTTGTGCACTTAGAACGAATGCGAGCCAGGAGCATGCGAGTCCCGCCGGTACCGTGTGGCTGGGCCGAGGCCTGGGTCTGCTGCTGACATGTCTGCAGAGAGCTGGGCTCTGTGTGCGGGAGGTCTCCCGTCCGGGCAGGAAGAAGCAAGGCCTGCTGTCCCTATTTGCCAATCACTGTAGCTTTGTAACGGGTCAGAGGCTCAGACGGGCTCATCAGATCGGCGAGCTTTACTCGAACCTGTACTCCGAGCGGACCAGGTGGACCCTTGTAGGCAACATATGGCGGCGGTTTCAGAACAAGCAGGCCCCAGTGGGGAGGCTCGTAGCCGCCCTGGCCGGGGTCTTCATGTGGGAGAACGAAAAGATCGAGGATGAGGAAATCACCAG GTGTGGGCTCGAGCTGCGATCCCTCGACTCCATGAAGAGAAGGAACTCCTTGCcggtggaggaggctgaggaggtaGAGGCTGGCTGGGAGTCCGTGGTGGAGAAGAAGGAATTCAAAGTGTGGAAAAGACCTATTCCTGACAGTCATCTCTATGAATACAGAG TGTTGGCCTCATACAATGACGTCACGCCAAGACAGTTCTTCAATGTTCAG TTGGACACGGAGTACCGGAAGACCTGGGACGCGCTGGTGATcaagctggaggtggtggaccGCGATGCCAACACGGGCTCCGAGGTGGTGCACTGGGCCACGCACTTCCCT TACCCCATGTACTCCAGAGACTACGTGTACGTGCGCCGCTATGATGTCGACTGGGAGAACAACTTGATGATCCTCGTTTCCAG GGCCGTAGCCCACCCGCGGGCCCCCGAGACCCAgcagtttgtgagggtccattCCTACCAGTCCAAGATGGTCATCCGTCCTCACAAGTCTTTTGACGAG AATGGGTTTGATTATCTGCTGACCTACAGCGACGACCCCCAGACCGTGTTCCCCCGCTACTGTGTGAGCTGGATGGTGTCCAGTG GCATGCCTGACTTCCTTGACAAGCTGCACACGGCGGCGCTGAAGGCCAAGAACCTGGAGGTGGGGATCCACGACTACACCAGCAGGCTGAAGCCTAAGGACGCCGGCCGGCAGCCCAGCCCGGAGCGCCTCGCCGGGGAGAACGCCCCGGGCCCCATCTACGCTTGA